A DNA window from Syntrophorhabdaceae bacterium contains the following coding sequences:
- the hisF gene encoding imidazole glycerol phosphate synthase subunit HisF, whose amino-acid sequence MDVIKIMPCLDMKNGRVVKGIHFVDIRDAGDPVENAAFYEKEGADELAMLDIAATVENRKTRLEWVKQVSSVITIPLTVGGGINSLEDIEMVLGAGATNVSMNSAAVKNPELVREGAKKFGSGKITVAIDARRNKGMPSGFELVIAGGTTPIGKDAIEWAKKCQDLGAGVVLPTSMDGDGTLAGYDLEFTKAVADVVTVPVVASGGAGTLEHFYEGVVKGGASVLLAASVFHFRTFTIRQVKEYLKAKGLKVTL is encoded by the coding sequence ATGGATGTTATAAAGATCATGCCATGTCTTGATATGAAAAACGGTCGTGTTGTGAAGGGGATCCATTTTGTTGATATACGCGATGCAGGTGACCCCGTTGAAAATGCGGCCTTCTATGAAAAAGAGGGCGCTGATGAACTTGCCATGCTTGACATCGCCGCTACTGTTGAAAACAGGAAGACCCGTCTTGAATGGGTAAAACAGGTCTCCTCTGTAATCACCATTCCCCTTACTGTTGGCGGGGGAATCAACAGCCTGGAAGATATTGAAATGGTACTCGGGGCAGGCGCCACGAATGTCTCCATGAACAGTGCTGCCGTGAAGAACCCGGAGCTTGTCCGTGAAGGGGCAAAGAAATTCGGTTCCGGAAAGATTACCGTGGCGATCGATGCGCGGCGCAACAAAGGGATGCCCTCCGGGTTTGAGCTCGTCATTGCCGGTGGAACGACGCCTATAGGGAAAGACGCCATTGAATGGGCAAAGAAGTGCCAGGACCTTGGCGCAGGCGTTGTCCTTCCAACCAGTATGGACGGTGACGGGACACTCGCGGGATATGACCTCGAATTTACAAAGGCTGTTGCCGATGTCGTGACGGTTCCTGTCGTGGCGTCAGGCGGAGCCGGAACCCTGGAGCATTTCTATGAAGGGGTGGTCAAAGGCGGCGCCAGCGTGTTGCTCGCGGCATCGGTTTTTCATTTCAGGACATTTACCATACGGCAGGTAAAGGAATACCTGAAGGCAAAGGGGCTAAAGGTTACCCTGTAA
- a CDS encoding cupin domain-containing protein: MKITSLDKVEKTKMDMEGAKDAYKQIPIAKADGTPSFSVRVFTIEPGGYSPYHTHPFEHINYVIDGQGALVTETGEEKPVQKGNFVLVLPNEKHQYKNTLPDLPLVIICAVPKEYE, encoded by the coding sequence ATGAAGATAACAAGCCTCGATAAGGTTGAAAAGACGAAGATGGATATGGAGGGCGCAAAAGACGCCTATAAGCAGATCCCTATTGCAAAGGCGGATGGAACACCTTCGTTTTCTGTACGCGTCTTCACCATTGAGCCGGGCGGTTACTCGCCATACCATACGCACCCCTTTGAACATATCAACTACGTCATAGATGGTCAGGGTGCCCTGGTGACTGAAACAGGGGAAGAGAAACCCGTTCAGAAGGGCAACTTCGTCCTCGTTCTTCCCAACGAAAAACACCAGTACAAGAACACATTACCCGACCTGCCCCTTGTCATTATCTGCGCCGTACCGAAGGAATATGAGTAG